The Candidatus Goldiibacteriota bacterium HGW-Goldbacteria-1 genome includes a window with the following:
- a CDS encoding septation protein SpoVG, whose protein sequence is MNITEVKIFPRAAAEGEDQKLKAYASITFDEAFVVRGLKVIDGKNGLFVVMPSRKLSDGTFKDIAHPLNNETRGQIETMVLEKYGNITQGVEDRAQ, encoded by the coding sequence ATGAACATCACAGAAGTTAAGATTTTTCCAAGGGCAGCGGCAGAGGGGGAAGACCAGAAGTTGAAAGCGTACGCAAGCATCACGTTTGACGAAGCATTTGTGGTAAGGGGATTAAAGGTAATAGACGGGAAGAACGGGCTGTTTGTGGTAATGCCAAGCAGGAAACTTTCAGACGGAACGTTTAAAGATATTGCCCATCCGCTGAACAACGAAACCCGCGGGCAGATAGAGACAATGGTCCTGGAAAAGTACGGCAACATAACACAGGGTGTTGAAGACCGCGCCCAGTAA
- a CDS encoding MBL fold metallo-hydrolase: MRQVMINRGGLMRIKYYGVRGSIPVTGKDFNKYGGSTTCVVITEANTTLVIDTGTGMRSFGRELMKIAPVGHKIHVLMTHYHWDHLMGFPFFTPAFIKGNEINFYGETKYNQSVQDVFKKQQQFINFPIELSGMAAKIHFTEIQDNDEINIGPFKILTAKLNHPAGTLGFRIQSGESAFVVATDVEHYAVPDNKLIKLAKDAGIIMYDAQFTPEEYPKYIGWGHSTYEEGIKVAQLSGAKEVHLCHHAPEHTDDQIDEIQAMAQVRFPKAFAVKEGMEVEI; encoded by the coding sequence ATGCGGCAGGTAATGATAAACCGCGGAGGATTGATGAGAATAAAATATTACGGAGTCAGGGGATCCATTCCGGTTACAGGCAAAGATTTTAATAAATACGGCGGCAGCACAACCTGTGTTGTGATTACAGAAGCCAACACAACTCTTGTAATTGATACGGGCACGGGAATGAGAAGTTTTGGAAGGGAACTTATGAAGATAGCGCCTGTCGGACATAAAATACACGTCTTAATGACGCATTACCACTGGGACCACCTTATGGGTTTCCCGTTTTTTACCCCCGCGTTTATTAAAGGCAATGAAATTAACTTTTACGGCGAAACCAAATATAATCAGAGCGTTCAGGATGTATTCAAGAAGCAGCAGCAGTTTATTAATTTTCCCATAGAACTATCCGGCATGGCGGCCAAGATTCACTTTACGGAAATTCAGGACAATGACGAAATAAATATAGGCCCGTTTAAAATACTTACGGCAAAATTAAATCACCCCGCAGGCACACTTGGATTTCGCATACAGTCCGGGGAATCGGCATTTGTTGTGGCAACAGACGTGGAACATTACGCGGTGCCGGACAATAAGCTTATTAAACTGGCAAAAGACGCGGGTATTATTATGTACGACGCGCAGTTTACCCCGGAAGAGTACCCCAAATACATAGGCTGGGGACATTCCACATATGAAGAAGGTATTAAGGTAGCCCAGTTATCAGGGGCAAAAGAAGTTCACCTTTGCCACCACGCCCCCGAACACACGGATGACCAGATAGATGAAATTCAGGCAATGGCGCAGGTAAGATTTCCAAAAGCTTTCGCGGTAAAAGAAGGCATGGAAGTGGAAATTTAA
- a CDS encoding DNA helicase RecG, with product MDTSPLEKEIQYLKGVGPARASALKKLGIENVGNLLYYPPRAWADRSEIKPISKLIPGQHETVHGIVVMASTQKIKFKLTITKVVIQDKSGHITAVWYNQPFIEKQFKKGDEVIMFGKIDMFRGVLQINNPEYELSSPEDNDAVNVNRIVPVYPLTESVTQKQFRKMVKFALDNYLQYITEYLPEEFRKKFNLEELQKSLFAIHFPESFDSLEKAKYRLIFDEFFTVQFALNMKRKKMQAQQGNIFNITGEFKEIFRQHMPFKLTGAQRRVVEEIKKDVSSGKPMNRLLQGDVGSGKTVVAMIAAVIAKDSGFQTAFLAPTEILAAQHMRTAEKLLEGTGIKAELILGGAATKNKKAALERLKTGETDIVIGTHAIIQETVEFKNLGLAVIDEQHRFGVMQRAALLKKAAVKPHVLIMTATPIPRTLAMTVYGDTDVSVIDELPPGRKPIKTVLFSEAKKDRLYAFLEERLKEGGQIYIVYPLVDVSEKLDLKSAIESEKEIASRFPAFKTAIVHGQMKKPERDVIMSEFKEKKVHILAATTVIEVGIDIPNASVMVIEHAERFGLSQLHQLRGRVGRGDKQSYCILVGDPSTEDAIKRLTVMTSTSDGFKIAEEDLALRGPGDFLGTKQHGLPEFRLANIITDRKILELAKQAADWLVSDNCDMDHRKINETIDNIKHKSGRNYDLINIG from the coding sequence ACCCATATCCAAACTGATACCGGGGCAGCACGAAACCGTTCACGGCATTGTGGTAATGGCTTCCACGCAGAAAATAAAGTTTAAACTTACAATTACAAAAGTCGTCATTCAGGATAAAAGCGGCCATATCACAGCCGTATGGTACAATCAGCCCTTTATTGAAAAGCAGTTTAAAAAAGGGGACGAAGTTATCATGTTCGGCAAGATAGACATGTTCAGGGGGGTATTACAGATAAACAACCCCGAATATGAACTGTCGTCGCCGGAAGATAATGACGCGGTTAACGTAAACAGAATTGTTCCCGTGTATCCGCTTACGGAATCTGTCACGCAGAAGCAGTTCAGAAAAATGGTAAAGTTTGCCCTTGATAATTACTTGCAGTACATTACCGAATACCTGCCCGAAGAATTCAGAAAAAAGTTTAACCTTGAAGAGCTGCAAAAATCCCTTTTTGCGATACATTTTCCGGAATCGTTTGATTCGCTTGAAAAGGCAAAATACCGCCTTATCTTTGATGAGTTTTTTACGGTGCAGTTCGCGCTTAATATGAAAAGAAAAAAGATGCAGGCGCAGCAGGGAAATATCTTTAACATCACGGGCGAATTTAAGGAAATATTCAGGCAGCACATGCCGTTTAAACTTACCGGCGCGCAGCGCCGCGTGGTGGAAGAGATTAAAAAAGATGTCTCCTCAGGCAAGCCCATGAACAGGCTGCTGCAGGGCGATGTGGGTTCCGGTAAAACCGTGGTGGCAATGATAGCGGCGGTTATTGCCAAAGACAGCGGATTTCAGACGGCCTTTCTTGCGCCTACGGAAATTCTTGCGGCACAGCATATGAGGACCGCGGAAAAATTACTTGAAGGAACCGGCATTAAAGCAGAACTTATACTTGGCGGGGCGGCCACAAAAAATAAAAAAGCCGCGCTGGAGCGTTTAAAAACAGGGGAAACAGATATAGTAATAGGCACGCACGCAATTATACAGGAAACCGTTGAATTTAAAAATCTTGGCCTTGCGGTCATTGACGAACAGCACAGGTTTGGCGTTATGCAGCGCGCGGCGCTGCTTAAAAAGGCGGCGGTTAAACCGCATGTATTAATTATGACCGCAACCCCCATACCAAGGACGCTGGCAATGACGGTTTACGGCGACACGGACGTGTCAGTAATAGACGAACTGCCGCCGGGAAGAAAACCAATTAAAACAGTTTTGTTTTCTGAAGCCAAAAAAGACCGGCTTTATGCTTTTCTGGAAGAGCGCCTTAAAGAGGGCGGCCAGATATATATTGTGTATCCGCTTGTGGATGTTTCCGAAAAACTTGATTTAAAGTCCGCCATTGAATCAGAAAAAGAGATAGCATCAAGGTTTCCGGCGTTTAAAACCGCCATTGTGCACGGGCAGATGAAAAAACCGGAGCGCGATGTAATAATGTCCGAATTTAAGGAAAAAAAGGTGCATATTCTGGCCGCCACAACGGTAATAGAGGTCGGTATAGACATTCCTAACGCCTCTGTAATGGTAATAGAGCACGCGGAACGCTTTGGGCTGTCACAGCTTCACCAGCTGCGCGGAAGGGTGGGCCGCGGCGACAAGCAGTCTTACTGTATTTTAGTGGGCGACCCTTCAACCGAAGACGCCATTAAAAGGCTTACTGTAATGACATCCACGTCTGACGGCTTTAAGATAGCGGAAGAAGACCTTGCGCTTAGGGGGCCGGGCGACTTTTTAGGTACAAAACAGCACGGGCTGCCGGAATTCAGGCTTGCCAATATCATAACCGACAGAAAAATACTTGAACTGGCCAAACAGGCAGCGGACTGGCTGGTGTCTGATAATTGTGATATGGATCACAGAAAAATCAACGAAACTATTGATAATATTAAACATAAGTCGGGCAGAAATTATGACTTGATAAATATAGGATAA
- the ispE gene encoding 4-(cytidine 5'-diphospho)-2-C-methyl-D-erythritol kinase yields MIYLSPAKVNLSLRITGKDPKDGYHYIDSIFDPVALYDIIDIVKTDNDLITVTDVRGALKIPQEKNIVYKAAFLFKSAYDIKGGVDIKLYKNIPNGAGLGGGSSNAAAVLHAMNDIFKVKAPLKALSALGFKLGSDVPFFIYNTTARVTGKGEKITPITRKKALWYVLLCKNTHVATKKAYELLDNEKKLTFGNSYNILIVRYLKGRVVKDSFLQNDFEKPIFKAFPGLKEVKTALKKQNKCIDASLSGSGATVFALFETKTDADICCRKMKVKFPGSFVRTAHSI; encoded by the coding sequence ATGATTTATCTATCACCCGCAAAAGTAAACCTTTCACTGCGTATAACCGGCAAAGACCCAAAGGACGGATATCACTATATAGATTCCATCTTTGACCCTGTAGCCCTTTACGACATCATAGACATTGTTAAAACCGATAATGATTTAATTACAGTGACCGATGTCCGCGGCGCCCTGAAAATACCGCAGGAAAAAAACATAGTGTACAAGGCGGCATTTTTGTTTAAGTCCGCTTATGATATAAAAGGCGGCGTGGATATAAAGCTGTACAAGAATATTCCCAACGGCGCGGGGCTTGGCGGCGGCAGCAGCAACGCGGCAGCGGTTCTGCACGCCATGAATGATATTTTTAAGGTTAAGGCGCCGCTTAAAGCGTTAAGCGCTCTTGGATTCAAGCTTGGGTCAGATGTCCCGTTTTTCATTTATAACACAACGGCAAGGGTAACAGGCAAAGGCGAAAAAATAACCCCAATTACCCGGAAAAAAGCGCTTTGGTATGTGCTTTTGTGCAAAAACACACATGTAGCCACCAAAAAAGCGTATGAACTGCTGGATAATGAAAAAAAGTTGACTTTTGGCAATTCGTATAATATACTTATTGTAAGATATTTGAAAGGGCGGGTAGTAAAGGACAGTTTTCTTCAAAATGACTTTGAAAAACCAATTTTCAAAGCGTTTCCCGGCCTAAAAGAAGTAAAAACAGCTCTTAAAAAGCAGAATAAATGTATAGATGCGTCTCTGAGCGGCAGTGGTGCAACAGTTTTTGCGCTATTTGAAACAAAAACCGATGCTGATATTTGCTGCCGTAAGATGAAAGTTAAATTTCCCGGAAGTTTTGTCAGGACAGCGCATTCAATCTAA
- a CDS encoding cytoplasmic protein, with translation MKKINKTATFNGLIAAIRKTNNKLTEQASKAVNISLTLRNWLIGYYIAKYELKGLDRAGYGKEFYNKLSASLAKYAVPGINPRELRRYRMFYKIYPQIWQTVSPKLQLSASDLGVTVPQIKQKTAGNDTIITWELVEKLSFSHITELIAIEDATKRRFYEVECIRGSWSVRELERQINSLYYERSGLSKNKKKLSAITQAKAKKQDIKLNIRDPYVFEFLGLKAKETMAESQVEDALIDKLQEFLLELGHGFCFEARQKRILIGEENGFIDLVFYHRVLKCHVLVELKLGKFSHENVGQLNTYVSWYKKNMMEKGDNPPVGILLCTKKDHALVSYALAGMDNKLFVSKYKLELPKKEEMERFIKQIMPKG, from the coding sequence ATGAAAAAGATTAATAAAACAGCAACGTTTAACGGGCTTATAGCAGCTATTCGGAAAACAAATAATAAACTGACAGAACAGGCAAGTAAAGCTGTTAATATTAGCCTTACGCTGCGAAATTGGCTTATAGGATATTATATAGCAAAGTATGAATTAAAAGGTTTGGACAGGGCAGGATACGGAAAGGAATTTTATAATAAGCTTTCGGCATCACTTGCTAAATATGCTGTTCCGGGTATTAACCCAAGGGAACTGCGGCGTTACAGGATGTTTTATAAAATATATCCGCAGATTTGGCAGACAGTGTCCCCAAAATTACAATTGTCAGCATCGGATTTGGGGGTCACTGTCCCCCAAATTAAACAAAAAACAGCGGGCAATGATACGATTATTACATGGGAATTGGTTGAAAAACTGTCTTTTAGCCATATAACAGAACTTATTGCGATAGAAGATGCCACAAAGCGCAGGTTTTATGAAGTGGAATGCATCCGTGGCAGCTGGTCTGTCCGTGAATTAGAGCGGCAGATAAACAGCCTTTATTATGAGCGTTCCGGATTATCTAAAAATAAAAAGAAATTAAGCGCCATAACGCAGGCAAAGGCGAAAAAACAGGATATAAAGCTGAATATAAGGGATCCATATGTGTTTGAATTTCTTGGGCTTAAAGCAAAAGAGACAATGGCAGAATCACAGGTGGAAGACGCTCTTATAGACAAACTGCAGGAATTTCTGCTGGAACTTGGCCACGGGTTTTGTTTTGAAGCAAGGCAGAAGCGGATACTTATAGGGGAAGAAAACGGCTTTATTGACCTTGTGTTTTACCACAGGGTGCTTAAATGCCACGTGCTTGTGGAACTTAAACTGGGAAAATTCAGCCATGAAAACGTGGGGCAGTTAAATACTTATGTAAGCTGGTATAAAAAGAACATGATGGAAAAAGGCGATAACCCGCCTGTGGGGATTTTACTTTGCACAAAAAAAGACCACGCGCTGGTTTCATACGCGCTGGCGGGGATGGATAATAAACTGTTTGTTTCCAAATACAAACTTGAACTGCCGAAAAAGGAAGAAATGGAAAGGTTCATAAAACAGATAATGCCAAAAGGTTAG